One genomic window of Gammaproteobacteria bacterium includes the following:
- the mnmA gene encoding tRNA 2-thiouridine(34) synthase MnmA encodes MTYQNKQHIVVGLSGGVDSSVAALLLKQQGYKLTGVFMQNWEADREDPYCSAMQDLTDARSVCDKIEIPLKTVNFAEEYWEKVFQNFLDELARGRTPNPDILCNQEIKFKAFLNYAINLGADYIATGHYSKLSTIDNITYLKKAVDTSKDQSYFLHRLNQFQLSHSLFPLGDMKKTEVRNIAKHAGFINSTKKDSTGICFIGERKFKDFLSEYLLAQPGNIETDLGEVIGKHQGLMFYTLGQRQGLGIGGSKNHSEAPWYVLYKDIPRNTLIVGQNQDHPLLLKNALVCSDVVWITKAPSSPFHCTAKIRYRQMDQPCIISALNEQEYHVEFLQYQRAITPGQSIVFYQDELCLGGGIIR; translated from the coding sequence ATGACTTACCAAAATAAACAACATATTGTAGTGGGCCTCTCAGGCGGGGTTGATTCATCAGTCGCTGCATTACTGTTAAAACAACAGGGATACAAACTGACGGGTGTTTTCATGCAAAACTGGGAAGCAGATAGAGAAGACCCCTACTGCTCTGCTATGCAAGATTTGACGGATGCAAGGTCAGTCTGTGACAAAATTGAAATCCCCCTTAAAACGGTTAATTTCGCAGAAGAATATTGGGAGAAAGTTTTTCAAAACTTTCTTGATGAACTCGCCCGAGGCAGAACACCTAATCCAGATATTCTGTGTAATCAAGAAATTAAATTCAAAGCATTTCTCAATTATGCAATTAATTTAGGGGCAGACTACATTGCAACAGGTCACTATTCAAAGCTCAGTACAATCGACAATATTACTTATCTAAAAAAGGCAGTGGATACGAGTAAAGATCAAAGTTATTTTTTGCATCGCTTAAATCAATTTCAGCTATCGCACAGTTTGTTTCCCTTAGGTGACATGAAAAAGACCGAGGTGCGAAACATTGCAAAACACGCAGGGTTTATTAATTCCACTAAAAAAGATAGTACGGGCATTTGTTTTATTGGAGAACGTAAATTTAAAGATTTTCTGAGTGAATATCTTTTAGCTCAGCCAGGTAATATTGAAACAGATTTGGGCGAGGTAATAGGGAAACATCAAGGACTAATGTTTTACACCCTGGGTCAACGTCAAGGCCTGGGAATTGGCGGCAGCAAGAATCACTCAGAAGCACCCTGGTATGTACTCTACAAAGATATTCCACGAAATACATTAATTGTTGGCCAAAATCAGGATCATCCGTTATTACTGAAAAATGCATTAGTGTGTAGTGATGTAGTGTGGATAACTAAAGCGCCGAGTTCTCCATTTCACTGCACTGCAAAAATACGCTACCGCCAAATGGACCAACCCTGTATTATCTCTGCATTAAATGAGCAAGAATATCATGTTGAATTTTTGCAATACCAACGCGCCATCACTCCAGGGCAATCTATTGTTTTTTATCAAGATGAGCTTTGTTTGGGAGGCGGAATAATTCGTTAA
- the clpS gene encoding ATP-dependent Clp protease adapter ClpS, whose translation MNYENVHDVGSLVVQEVRPDIKKPNLYQVVLFNDDFTPMDFVVGVLINFFNHNKERATKIMLQVHLEGKGICGKFTYDIAETKVAQVNNYARSSEYPLLCSMEIA comes from the coding sequence ATGAACTATGAAAACGTACATGATGTGGGCAGCTTAGTAGTACAGGAAGTTCGCCCAGACATAAAAAAACCAAATCTGTACCAGGTGGTATTATTCAATGATGATTTTACGCCGATGGATTTTGTAGTAGGAGTACTTATTAACTTTTTTAATCATAATAAAGAGCGAGCCACTAAAATCATGTTGCAGGTACATTTAGAAGGGAAAGGTATATGTGGAAAGTTTACATACGATATAGCGGAGACGAAAGTGGCTCAGGTTAACAATTATGCCCGTAGTTCTGAATATCCTCTATTGTGCAGTATGGAGATTGCATAA
- a CDS encoding 4a-hydroxytetrahydrobiopterin dehydratase encodes METIMTDLTEKKCVPCEGGVQPLSKEKAEELIQKLDGWKVGENNKSITKDFSFKNFYKTMAFVNAVAWIANQDMHHPDMKIGYDYCKLELMTHAISGLSENDFIVAAKIDNFCKSS; translated from the coding sequence ATGGAGACAATCATGACAGATTTAACTGAGAAGAAATGTGTACCCTGTGAAGGAGGCGTGCAGCCGCTTTCCAAAGAAAAAGCTGAGGAATTAATACAAAAACTTGATGGCTGGAAGGTAGGTGAAAACAACAAATCAATCACGAAAGACTTCTCGTTTAAAAACTTCTATAAAACGATGGCTTTTGTGAACGCAGTGGCCTGGATTGCCAATCAAGATATGCATCACCCCGATATGAAAATTGGCTATGATTACTGCAAATTGGAATTAATGACCCATGCTATTTCCGGTCTGTCTGAAAATGATTTCATTGTTGCTGCTAAGATCGATAATTTTTGCAAATCAAGCTAA
- the clpA gene encoding ATP-dependent Clp protease ATP-binding subunit ClpA: MFSRALEISINNAFERARDKRHEFITVEHLLLSLLDNPDAVEVLVACGADLNRLKIGLGIFVDETTPLLPASNDADIQPTLGFQRVLQRSIIQVQTAGKSEVTGANVLVAIFGEQESQSVYFLSQENVTRFDVVNYISHGISKVHHHHHSSPSPLERSTDHDPNEGFVHESALERFAINLNEQAKTGRIDPLIGRKDEIIRTVQVLCRRRKNNPLLVGEAGVGKTAIAEGLAKLIVEKKVPEPILNSTVFALDLGMLLAGTKYRGDFEKRFKEVLKDLKRHPGAIVFIDEIHTIIGAGAASGGTMDASNLLKPLLSSGEIRCMGSTTYQEYRTIFEKDRALTRRFQKIDISEPSVADTYKILCGLKSRFESYHGVKYTFTALKAAAELSDRYINERHLPDKAIDVIDEAGAYQRLQPPHKKRRVIGGRDIEEVVAKIARIPTRHVTLSDQTVLKNIEEDLRMLVFGQEHAISSLCTSIKLARSGLREPDKPVGCFLFAGPTGVGKTEVTRQLAITLGIELVRFDMSEYMERHTVSRLIGAPPGYVGYDQGGLLTEAINKHPHAVLLLDEIEKAHSDVYNLLLQVMDHGTLTDNNGRSADFRHVIVVMTTNAGAELLERSTIGFIEQDNQSESNAAIKKLFTPEFRNRLDAIIQFNHLTTVTLDKVVEKFLSELQSVLSTKSVKLNINNSAKEWLARNGYDKKMGARPMSRLIQDQIKKPLADKLLFGNLINGGVVNITEENDQLVITTEDES; encoded by the coding sequence ATGTTTAGTAGAGCACTAGAAATTAGCATTAATAATGCTTTTGAGAGAGCCAGGGATAAGAGGCACGAATTTATAACAGTAGAACACCTACTGTTATCTCTTCTGGATAATCCTGATGCTGTCGAGGTTCTGGTCGCTTGTGGGGCCGATCTCAATCGGTTAAAGATTGGATTAGGTATATTTGTAGATGAAACAACGCCATTATTACCCGCGAGTAATGATGCGGATATCCAACCGACATTAGGATTTCAACGCGTGCTGCAGCGTTCAATAATCCAAGTGCAAACCGCGGGCAAGTCTGAAGTAACGGGCGCCAACGTCCTAGTGGCTATTTTTGGTGAGCAGGAAAGCCAATCTGTCTATTTTTTAAGCCAGGAAAATGTGACGCGTTTTGACGTAGTAAATTATATATCTCATGGGATATCTAAGGTCCATCATCATCATCATTCAAGCCCAAGTCCTCTGGAAAGGTCGACCGACCATGACCCCAATGAGGGATTTGTGCATGAAAGTGCACTCGAACGTTTTGCTATCAATCTGAACGAACAGGCCAAAACAGGTCGAATTGATCCATTGATAGGGCGGAAAGATGAAATTATCCGAACCGTGCAAGTACTTTGCAGGAGGCGTAAAAACAATCCTTTATTGGTAGGGGAAGCCGGCGTAGGTAAGACTGCCATCGCAGAAGGATTAGCTAAACTTATCGTCGAAAAAAAGGTTCCCGAACCAATATTAAATAGCACCGTATTTGCCCTCGATCTGGGCATGCTATTAGCAGGTACTAAGTACCGTGGGGACTTTGAAAAACGTTTCAAAGAAGTATTGAAAGATCTTAAACGCCATCCTGGCGCTATCGTCTTTATTGACGAGATTCATACCATTATTGGCGCGGGTGCGGCATCAGGCGGCACGATGGATGCCTCTAATCTGTTAAAACCTCTTTTGAGCAGTGGAGAAATCCGTTGCATGGGTTCAACGACCTATCAGGAATACCGTACTATTTTTGAAAAAGACCGCGCCTTAACGCGTCGTTTCCAGAAAATTGATATTTCTGAGCCATCAGTCGCTGATACTTACAAGATACTTTGTGGGCTAAAGAGTAGGTTTGAATCTTATCATGGAGTCAAATATACCTTTACTGCACTAAAGGCGGCGGCAGAGCTTTCTGATCGATACATCAATGAAAGACATCTGCCCGATAAGGCTATAGATGTAATTGACGAGGCAGGGGCTTATCAACGCCTTCAGCCTCCTCATAAAAAACGACGTGTCATTGGTGGCCGGGATATTGAAGAGGTTGTGGCTAAAATTGCTCGGATTCCAACCCGGCATGTCACGTTATCAGATCAGACAGTGTTAAAAAATATTGAAGAAGATCTGCGCATGTTGGTATTTGGTCAAGAGCATGCTATTTCTTCACTTTGCACATCTATTAAGCTTGCAAGATCAGGCCTAAGAGAGCCGGATAAACCAGTAGGCTGCTTCCTTTTTGCAGGGCCTACGGGGGTCGGCAAAACTGAGGTAACGCGGCAATTAGCTATAACCTTGGGCATTGAATTGGTGCGCTTTGATATGTCTGAATACATGGAGCGTCATACAGTTTCTCGTTTAATCGGGGCCCCTCCTGGCTACGTGGGATACGACCAAGGTGGGCTATTGACTGAAGCCATAAATAAACATCCTCATGCGGTGCTGCTTTTAGATGAAATTGAGAAAGCGCATTCTGATGTTTATAACCTCTTATTGCAGGTAATGGATCATGGCACTTTAACTGACAATAATGGACGCAGCGCTGATTTCAGACATGTCATTGTAGTAATGACTACCAATGCTGGAGCAGAGCTACTAGAGCGGTCTACTATTGGCTTTATCGAGCAGGATAATCAAAGTGAGAGTAATGCAGCCATCAAAAAGCTGTTCACGCCTGAGTTTAGAAATCGACTGGATGCGATTATTCAATTTAACCACTTAACCACTGTCACTCTAGATAAAGTTGTTGAGAAATTCTTGAGCGAGCTTCAATCTGTTCTCTCTACTAAATCTGTTAAATTAAATATTAATAACAGCGCAAAAGAGTGGCTAGCCAGAAATGGGTACGACAAAAAAATGGGTGCGAGACCAATGAGTCGGCTCATACAAGATCAGATCAAGAAGCCGCTAGCGGACAAATTGTTATTTGGCAATTTGATCAATGGTGGCGTCGTCAACATCACTGAAGAGAATGACCAGCTGGTCATCACTACGGAAGACGAATCATAA
- a CDS encoding pseudouridine synthase: MVILFNKPFGVLTQFTDKEERETLSDYIKVPNVYPAGRLDKDSEGLVVLTDDPVLRHKIMHPKFKLEKTYWVQVEGVPPSPALNKLTTGVLLNDGVTKPAKIKIIEPPSIWERHPPIRFRATIPTTWLEIKLKEGRNRQIRRMTAAVGFPTLRIVRVAIGEWQLSDLQPGQWRCS; this comes from the coding sequence ATGGTGATTTTATTTAATAAACCCTTTGGGGTCCTCACACAGTTTACAGATAAAGAGGAACGCGAGACTTTATCTGACTATATTAAAGTGCCAAATGTGTATCCCGCAGGAAGACTAGATAAAGATAGCGAAGGGCTTGTGGTGTTAACTGACGACCCCGTCTTAAGACATAAAATTATGCACCCCAAATTCAAATTAGAAAAAACCTATTGGGTGCAGGTAGAGGGAGTGCCACCCTCCCCCGCACTTAATAAGCTGACGACCGGCGTTTTATTAAATGATGGGGTCACCAAACCGGCAAAAATAAAAATAATTGAGCCACCTTCGATTTGGGAACGACATCCGCCGATACGATTTCGCGCTACTATTCCCACCACCTGGCTCGAGATCAAATTAAAAGAAGGCAGAAATCGACAAATCCGTCGCATGACAGCCGCGGTAGGATTCCCTACCCTTCGCATCGTCCGCGTTGCGATTGGAGAATGGCAATTATCTGACCTGCAACCAGGCCAATGGCGCTGCAGTTAA
- the trxB gene encoding thioredoxin-disulfide reductase, with amino-acid sequence MSDIKHHRLIILGSGPAGYTAAVYAARANLNPVIITGIEQGGQLSKTTDVDNWPGDVEGLQGPDLMDRMLRHAKRFDTEVIFDHINLVNLKDRPFYLKGEFHEYTCDALIIATGATAKYLGIPSEQAFMGKGVSACATCDGFFFKNQKVAVIGGGNTAVEEALYLSHIASEVLVVHRRDKFRSEKILANRLLDKTINGNVKVAWFHTLEEVIGDKSVSAIRIKNVLNNEMMDYDVKGVFIAIGHKPNSDIFTGQLEMENGYIKVQTGSNGNATATSIPGVFAAGDVTDYIYRQAITSAGTGCMAALDAEKFLDK; translated from the coding sequence ATGAGCGATATAAAACATCACCGCCTCATAATTCTAGGGTCTGGTCCTGCAGGTTATACCGCTGCCGTTTACGCAGCAAGAGCAAATTTAAATCCAGTTATTATCACAGGAATTGAACAAGGAGGCCAACTCTCCAAAACAACCGACGTAGATAACTGGCCCGGCGACGTTGAAGGGTTACAAGGCCCCGATCTTATGGACAGAATGTTACGACACGCCAAACGTTTTGACACTGAAGTTATTTTTGACCACATCAACCTGGTCAACTTAAAAGACCGACCTTTTTATTTAAAAGGTGAGTTTCACGAATATACCTGCGATGCCTTAATCATTGCAACTGGCGCCACTGCCAAATATCTAGGCATTCCCTCTGAACAGGCATTTATGGGCAAAGGCGTTTCGGCCTGCGCGACCTGTGATGGATTTTTCTTTAAAAATCAAAAAGTGGCCGTCATTGGCGGTGGCAATACTGCTGTTGAGGAAGCATTGTATCTGTCTCATATTGCTTCCGAAGTGCTGGTTGTACATCGCAGAGATAAATTTCGCTCTGAAAAAATACTCGCTAATCGCCTACTCGATAAAACGATCAATGGCAATGTTAAAGTCGCGTGGTTCCACACACTCGAAGAAGTTATTGGAGACAAGAGTGTCAGCGCCATCCGTATCAAGAATGTTCTCAATAATGAAATGATGGACTATGACGTCAAAGGTGTTTTTATCGCTATTGGACATAAGCCTAATTCCGACATTTTTACTGGACAGCTTGAAATGGAAAATGGCTACATCAAGGTACAAACCGGCTCGAATGGTAATGCGACAGCGACCAGTATTCCTGGTGTGTTCGCTGCAGGCGATGTCACTGATTATATTTACCGACAAGCAATTACCTCTGCCGGCACCGGATGCATGGCAGCACTAGACGCGGAAAAATTCTTAGATAAATAA
- the icd gene encoding NADP-dependent isocitrate dehydrogenase — MAYQHIKVPHQGEKIKVKSDLSLDVPDQPIIPFIEGDGIGVDITPVMKKVLDAAVLKAYGDQRKISWMEVFAGEKSTKVYGADVWLPEETLESIREYVVAIKGPLTTPVSGGIRSLNVALRQQLDLYVCLRPIRYYEGTPSPVKEPWNVDMVIFRENSEDIYAGIEWAAETAEAKKVINFLCNEMGVTKIRFPEHCGIGIKPVSKQGSSRLVTRAIQYAIDNDRESVTLVHKGNIMKFTEGAFKDWGYEVAREKFGATPLDGGPWHVLKNPKTGKDIVIKDAIADAFLQQTLLRPVEFSVIATLNLNGDYLSDALAAQVGGIGIAPGANIGDRSAIFEATHGTAPRYAGQNAVNPGSIILSGEMMLRHLGWLEAADLINKGMEGAIEAKTVTYDFHRFMSDAKLLSTSDFGDAIISHM, encoded by the coding sequence ATGGCATACCAACATATCAAAGTACCCCACCAGGGCGAAAAAATTAAAGTTAAGTCTGACTTATCCTTAGACGTGCCAGACCAACCCATAATTCCATTCATCGAAGGTGATGGAATAGGCGTTGATATTACACCCGTTATGAAAAAAGTGTTAGACGCTGCAGTGCTTAAGGCGTATGGAGATCAACGAAAAATCTCATGGATGGAAGTTTTTGCCGGGGAAAAATCCACTAAAGTTTACGGCGCTGATGTTTGGTTACCAGAAGAAACCCTCGAGTCAATTAGGGAATATGTGGTAGCCATAAAAGGTCCTCTGACTACCCCTGTTAGTGGTGGCATTCGTTCATTAAACGTAGCGCTACGACAACAACTCGACTTGTATGTGTGTCTTCGTCCTATTCGTTATTACGAAGGAACACCCAGTCCAGTGAAGGAGCCGTGGAACGTTGACATGGTTATCTTCAGAGAAAACTCAGAAGACATCTATGCAGGAATTGAATGGGCAGCCGAGACAGCGGAAGCGAAAAAGGTCATAAATTTCCTCTGCAATGAAATGGGAGTGACGAAAATTCGTTTTCCAGAACATTGTGGAATAGGCATAAAACCTGTTTCCAAGCAGGGGTCAAGTCGCCTCGTAACACGCGCTATTCAATACGCCATTGATAACGATCGTGAGTCTGTCACCTTGGTGCATAAAGGCAATATTATGAAATTTACCGAAGGCGCCTTTAAAGACTGGGGGTATGAAGTGGCGCGGGAGAAATTTGGCGCAACGCCTCTTGATGGCGGTCCTTGGCATGTGCTTAAAAATCCAAAAACAGGTAAAGATATTGTAATCAAGGATGCCATAGCAGACGCCTTCCTTCAGCAAACTCTGTTGAGACCCGTCGAATTCAGCGTTATAGCCACTTTAAATTTGAATGGTGATTATCTATCAGATGCGCTCGCGGCCCAGGTAGGCGGCATTGGAATAGCCCCTGGAGCAAATATTGGTGATCGATCTGCTATTTTTGAGGCAACTCATGGCACCGCTCCCCGGTATGCAGGCCAAAATGCGGTCAATCCGGGTTCCATAATTCTGTCGGGTGAAATGATGCTACGTCATCTTGGCTGGCTAGAAGCGGCAGATTTGATTAATAAAGGGATGGAAGGTGCTATTGAAGCAAAAACCGTCACCTATGATTTTCATCGTTTTATGAGTGATGCAAAACTACTTTCCACCTCTGATTTTGGCGATGCCATTATTAGCCACATGTAA
- the infA gene encoding translation initiation factor IF-1, which yields MPKEEHIEMQGVVVETLPNTMFRVKLENGHIITAHISGRMRKNYIRILTGDTVTVELTPYDLTKGRISFRNPDKKKATEQAEEGS from the coding sequence ATGCCTAAAGAAGAACATATTGAAATGCAAGGGGTAGTGGTAGAAACCTTACCTAATACCATGTTCCGAGTGAAATTAGAAAACGGACATATTATTACTGCCCATATCTCGGGTCGAATGAGAAAAAATTATATCCGCATCTTAACTGGGGATACCGTTACCGTAGAGCTAACGCCCTATGACCTCACCAAAGGCCGTATCAGTTTTCGAAATCCTGATAAGAAGAAGGCCACCGAACAGGCTGAAGAAGGAAGTTAG
- the mfd gene encoding transcription-repair coupling factor, with product MMSNLTPLEVIIPKKPGERQFWGQLYGLAGSLAVSCASKTHEGLVVVVTPDMQAATKLQYELEFFALENDSLPIFTFPDWEILPYDHFSPHQDIVSERLLTLYRLPQLTKGIIIVPINTLMHFTTSREYVEALTFAIKKGDSIDLTEFQRRLERSGYRHVSQVMEHGEFSVRGALLDLFPMGSTQPYRLDLFDEEVDSIRIFEIETQRSLEVIDEIRLLPAREFPLTEAAITQFRQSWRNMFSGNPAHCPIYESVTKGQYATGIEYYLPLFFDKTHTLFDYFSPNTVIVQIGDIESKANQFWHEVSERYEQLRYDVQKPILAPQEIVLQVNEVFGKLKAFAQIVVQEDPLPERGNARNFNTSPPVDLKIISKAEQPLQAVSNYLEKAENRILFCAETLGRRESILNLLEEIGIRPTLIPSWKEFLESDIKIGMTISALDNGMTLHHPEISLITEAQLFGQQVMQRRLRTRSGHDPENVIKNLTELKIGAPVVHLNHGVGRYIGLQLINTDGFEAEFLTIEYAGGDKLYVPISSLHYIARYTGREDEHAPIYQLGSKKWEKIKQKTAEKIRDVAAELLDIYAKRLAKRGHEFSKPNHDYFTFAAEFPFEATPDQLKAIDEVINDMTSPRPMDRLICGDVGFGKTEVAMRAAFLATQDNVQIAVLVPTTLLAQQHYQNFQDRFANWPIKIAVISRFQTKKEQEQIVKEVTGGKVDILIGTHKLLQADIKFQSLGLLIIDEEHRFGVHQKEKIKAIKAEVDILTLTATPIPRTLNMSLTGVRDLSIIATPPAKRLSIKTFVREYNPAIVREAVLREILRGGQVYFLHNDVQTIQQTCEKLEQLLPEARINFAHGQMTERSLEKVMSDFYHARFNVLVSTTIIESGIDIPTANTIVINKANHFGLAQLHQLRGRVGRSHHQAYAYMLTPPVKTITKDAIKRLEAIESLEDLGAGFMLATYDLEIRGSGEILGEDQSGFIEEVGFHLYSEMLDHAVQSLKEGKEPSQDEPLEMGPEIDLKITALIPENYLPDVHIRLSFYKRISSAKNYAALHQIQVEMVDRFGLFPEPIKNLFAVTQIKLDAIPLGIAKIEMGASQGKMEFTSHPNINLPALLKLIQTEPKRYQFVGSKGLKFALNENTAANKLKMVTDLIKLLTPK from the coding sequence ATGATGAGCAATCTCACTCCTTTAGAAGTAATAATACCAAAGAAACCGGGCGAACGACAATTTTGGGGTCAATTATATGGCCTTGCTGGAAGCCTAGCGGTCTCCTGCGCCAGTAAAACCCATGAGGGACTCGTCGTGGTCGTTACTCCCGACATGCAGGCCGCCACGAAATTACAGTATGAATTGGAGTTTTTTGCCCTTGAGAATGATTCCTTACCCATTTTCACCTTTCCCGACTGGGAAATTTTACCCTATGATCATTTTTCCCCTCATCAAGATATTGTTTCAGAACGTCTCCTAACCCTTTACAGATTGCCCCAGCTCACGAAGGGAATCATCATTGTTCCTATCAATACCCTTATGCATTTCACCACTTCGCGGGAATACGTTGAAGCATTAACCTTTGCTATCAAGAAAGGAGATAGCATTGATCTCACAGAGTTCCAGAGACGCTTAGAACGCAGTGGCTACAGGCATGTGTCTCAAGTGATGGAACACGGTGAATTTTCAGTAAGAGGAGCGTTATTAGATTTATTTCCCATGGGCAGTACTCAGCCTTACCGTCTCGATCTATTCGATGAAGAAGTGGATAGCATTCGAATTTTTGAAATAGAAACGCAGCGATCTCTTGAAGTCATTGATGAAATAAGGCTATTGCCTGCGAGAGAATTTCCTCTGACAGAAGCGGCTATTACCCAATTTAGACAATCATGGCGTAATATGTTTTCGGGCAACCCGGCACACTGTCCCATCTATGAGAGTGTGACTAAAGGACAGTATGCTACGGGCATTGAATATTATTTACCTCTATTTTTTGATAAAACTCATACCTTATTCGATTATTTTTCGCCCAATACCGTTATTGTACAAATAGGAGATATCGAAAGTAAGGCCAATCAGTTTTGGCATGAAGTTTCAGAACGATATGAACAACTCCGATATGATGTCCAAAAACCCATCCTAGCGCCGCAAGAGATTGTCCTGCAAGTTAATGAAGTTTTTGGTAAATTAAAAGCGTTTGCACAGATAGTGGTACAAGAAGATCCTTTACCAGAACGCGGGAATGCTCGCAATTTTAATACCTCCCCCCCTGTTGATTTAAAAATCATTAGTAAAGCCGAACAACCTCTACAAGCGGTTAGCAATTATTTAGAGAAGGCAGAAAACAGAATTTTATTTTGCGCCGAAACATTGGGGCGACGAGAATCGATTTTGAATTTACTCGAAGAAATTGGAATAAGACCCACCCTCATTCCCAGCTGGAAAGAATTCCTGGAATCAGATATTAAAATTGGAATGACCATCTCTGCATTAGATAATGGCATGACATTGCACCATCCTGAAATTTCGTTAATTACCGAAGCTCAACTATTTGGGCAGCAAGTGATGCAACGCCGACTTCGCACCCGCAGCGGACATGACCCAGAAAATGTAATAAAAAATTTAACCGAATTAAAAATCGGCGCGCCGGTCGTTCATCTTAATCATGGAGTAGGCAGGTATATTGGCCTACAGCTCATTAACACTGACGGATTCGAAGCGGAGTTTTTAACGATTGAATATGCTGGAGGAGATAAGTTATATGTGCCTATTTCATCCCTGCATTATATTGCGAGGTATACAGGCCGAGAAGATGAACATGCACCAATTTATCAACTTGGCTCTAAAAAATGGGAAAAGATAAAACAAAAAACAGCGGAAAAAATTCGTGATGTTGCTGCCGAACTGTTGGACATTTATGCTAAACGTCTCGCCAAACGGGGCCATGAATTCTCTAAACCAAATCACGATTATTTTACCTTCGCCGCAGAATTCCCTTTCGAAGCAACCCCTGATCAGCTAAAGGCAATTGATGAAGTAATTAATGACATGACTTCACCGCGCCCAATGGACCGGCTGATTTGTGGTGATGTAGGGTTTGGTAAAACTGAAGTCGCAATGCGTGCCGCATTCTTAGCGACCCAAGATAATGTTCAAATAGCAGTCCTCGTACCCACCACCTTACTGGCTCAACAACATTATCAAAACTTTCAAGATCGATTTGCTAACTGGCCTATTAAAATCGCGGTAATATCGCGATTTCAAACTAAAAAAGAACAAGAACAAATTGTTAAGGAAGTGACCGGGGGAAAAGTTGATATTCTCATAGGTACCCATAAATTATTACAAGCAGATATAAAGTTTCAATCATTAGGTTTATTAATCATAGACGAAGAGCATCGTTTTGGTGTCCATCAAAAAGAAAAAATAAAGGCGATTAAAGCTGAAGTTGATATCTTAACCCTTACCGCAACGCCGATCCCACGCACATTAAACATGTCTTTAACAGGGGTTCGGGACCTGTCCATTATCGCCACTCCTCCCGCTAAACGCCTCTCAATAAAAACATTTGTTAGAGAATATAATCCTGCAATTGTGCGAGAAGCTGTCTTACGCGAGATCTTGCGAGGAGGACAAGTTTATTTCTTACATAATGATGTACAGACTATTCAACAAACGTGTGAAAAACTAGAGCAACTGTTGCCGGAAGCACGCATTAATTTTGCTCATGGCCAAATGACGGAACGATCTTTAGAAAAAGTGATGTCAGATTTTTATCATGCACGTTTTAATGTTTTGGTAAGTACAACCATCATTGAATCAGGCATCGATATTCCTACGGCTAATACCATTGTTATAAACAAAGCCAATCACTTTGGTTTAGCTCAGTTACATCAATTGCGGGGCAGAGTGGGACGCTCTCATCATCAAGCCTATGCTTATATGCTTACTCCTCCCGTGAAAACAATTACTAAAGATGCGATTAAACGCCTTGAAGCGATAGAATCCCTTGAGGATTTAGGCGCAGGGTTTATGTTGGCCACCTACGATTTAGAAATACGCGGATCAGGTGAGATTTTAGGAGAAGACCAAAGTGGTTTCATTGAAGAGGTTGGCTTCCATCTCTATTCCGAAATGTTAGATCATGCAGTTCAATCGTTAAAAGAGGGCAAAGAGCCCTCACAAGATGAACCCTTGGAAATGGGACCTGAAATCGATTTAAAGATTACCGCATTGATACCTGAAAATTATTTACCTGACGTCCATATTAGACTCAGTTTCTACAAACGTATTTCGAGTGCAAAAAATTATGCTGCATTGCATCAAATACAAGTGGAAATGGTGGATAGATTCGGACTCTTTCCTGAGCCCATAAAAAACTTATTTGCTGTTACACAAATTAAACTAGACGCTATTCCACTTGGCATCGCTAAGATTGAAATGGGTGCCTCGCAGGGTAAAATGGAATTCACCAGCCACCCAAACATCAACTTACCCGCCCTTCTGAAACTTATTCAAACAGAACCCAAACGATATCAATTTGTAGGATCCAAAGGCTTAAAGTTCGCCTTAAATGAAAATACCGCTGCCAACAAATTAAAAATGGTAACCGACCTTATAAAACTTCTCACGCCGAAATAG